GCCAGGGCCAGGGGATCGGCGCAGTCATGCTGCGCGCCTGCCTGATCGATGCGGGCAATGCGGGTTTCCGCGCGGTGACGCTGACGACCTTCCGCGACCTGCCGTGGAACGGACCGTTCTACACGCGGATCGGCTTTGTCGAAGTGGAGGACCTGGCCGCGCATCCCCGGCTGGCCGAGGAAATCGCCGCCGAGATCGAGGCCGGGCTGCCCGCCGAGCGGCGCATCGCGATGATCCACTTCCTCGGCTGACAGGCCGACCGCCGGGCGATACCGGCGAAGCGCGGGATCAGCCGCGCGGGCGCATGGTGTTGCGCGCGATGCGGGCGACCAGCACCCCCATCCCGGCATGGTTCGCGCCGTGATAGCTCGAATCGGTCGCCAGCTCGCCCACCAGGCGGCGATGCGCCTCGGGCAGCGAGTGATAGGGCATCGATGGCATCAGGTGATGCAGCGCATGATAGCGCAGGCCCACTGGCGCCCAGATTTCGGCGATCCGGCCGGGCGGCGGGACATTGACGCTGTCGAGGAACTGCGCGGTGACAGTCATCGCCTCGCCCTCGTTCTCCCACAGATGCGCGACCAGCGTGCGCAGCTGGTTGAGCAGCGCGACTACCGCGGCGACCGCGAAGGCCACCAGCAGCGGTTTCCAGCCGAAGGCGAACACGCTGGCAATAAGTGCCCAGCCCCAGACCATGCCGCCCACTTCCTGCCAGAACACGCGCGGGCGCAGATCGCCTTCGGGCGGACGGCGGCGGAATTCGGGATTGATCGCGAGCGCGCTCAGCCGCTGCCACGTCAGCCGCCGGATCGGCGGGACGATCGCGCCCAGCGGGACGAGCACGGCAAAGCGCAGCAGCAGCGCTGCGGGTGCCAGCAGCGCGACCAGTACGAAGAGCGGCAGGCTCCACGGCTTCATCAGCGCGAGCGGGAGATATTCGGGATCCTCGATCGTGCCATATTGCGTGCGTTTGTGATGCAGCGTGTGGACGCCTTCATACATGAAGGACGGGGTCAGCATGGGAATGCCGACCAGCACGTTCCACGCGGTGCGGAAGCCGGGCAGCGTACCGTTCCGCAAATGCGAGATTTCGTGGATGAACAGCAGCGCGCGATACAGCGCGAGTACCGCGACGCCCGCCAGCAGGATCGCCAGCGGCAGGCTGCCGGTCAGGATCGCGCCAGCCAGTGCGCCATAGCCGACCAGCGCCGAACCGACCATGTCGGGCCAGTAGATGTCGGCGCGGTGCGCGGCGATGTCCTTGGTCAGGTCGCGCGCGGCACGCAGCATCGTCTTGTCATCGGGAATCTGGGCATGCCAGCCCGATCCCGCGTCGCGGCGCGAAAGCAGGTCGGCACTCGAAATGCTGGTTTGTTGCACGGTCATAATCGAATTTCCTGGGAGGCCCCTAGCCGAAAACACGCGCGCGATACAGCGCGCGCTGTCGATCATAGTGATCGCTGCCTTGGCTTCCTTGACAAAGAACAGCTAGCGCACACAGGGCTAATCCAAGCTGAACGAGAGTGTGCGTGAATGTCTGACGGGAATGTGGTGGTCGAACCGGTCGAGGGCAAGTCGGGACGGGCCGAATTCGTCGACATCGGCCGCGCCTTTGCCGCGCGCGAGCCGCATGCGGTGCCGCAATTGCGCTCCGAACAGCTCGAACTGGTCAACCCTGCCAAGAACCCGTTCTTCGGCCACGCCTCGCACCAATTGTTCGTCGCGC
This genomic window from Qipengyuania sp. HL-TH1 contains:
- a CDS encoding fatty acid desaturase; its protein translation is MTVQQTSISSADLLSRRDAGSGWHAQIPDDKTMLRAARDLTKDIAAHRADIYWPDMVGSALVGYGALAGAILTGSLPLAILLAGVAVLALYRALLFIHEISHLRNGTLPGFRTAWNVLVGIPMLTPSFMYEGVHTLHHKRTQYGTIEDPEYLPLALMKPWSLPLFVLVALLAPAALLLRFAVLVPLGAIVPPIRRLTWQRLSALAINPEFRRRPPEGDLRPRVFWQEVGGMVWGWALIASVFAFGWKPLLVAFAVAAVVALLNQLRTLVAHLWENEGEAMTVTAQFLDSVNVPPPGRIAEIWAPVGLRYHALHHLMPSMPYHSLPEAHRRLVGELATDSSYHGANHAGMGVLVARIARNTMRPRG